The Novipirellula aureliae genomic interval CCGCGGTCGCTGATACTTGTTGTGTCGAGCAAAACAGCCTTCCGTTTGCTAGTCTCATTTAGAGACGGATTGATCGTTTTGCGTTTTCGACAGGTTCGAGAACCAGCGAACAAGATGGAGTGTCCAATACGTATGTCACGAGTTGATGAACTGACTTTTTTTATGAAAACATTGAAAAAAATCGGTTTTTTAGCCTCGCAGCTGGGTGAGAAGCAGAGACTTAGCCAATTGTATTAAAAAAAAGGATAATTGGCTTGGGATTTGCTCAAGTATTCAGCGTGATGGGACATTGGTCTTGAAAAGCCTGCAACCATTCATCCTCCCCTAATAAACAAGGAAGTACAGAAATGTTAGTTTTAAGCCGCAAAGAAGGTGAGCAATTGTTGATTGGCGATAACATCGTGTTGACGGTGAATCGTTTATCTGGCAATCGAGTGGCGATCGGTATCGAAGCCCCGAAGGACGTCCGTATCGTGCGAGGGGAATTGAATGCGACCGAAGAAAAGTCGAGCGACGTGAAAGCTACAGCCGCTCCACCGCAAGCAAAGCTTGGAAGTCGAGAGTCCGCACCGCTCAGAGGTCGGGGGCGTAACGATCATTCGAACTGGGCTCCGATCAGCATGATTGCAAACAACGGGAGCGTTTCAATCGCCAGCCAAGCGGATCGCTAGTCGCGATTAGGCGGCGCGGCGAAAGCTGGCGATGCATTCGTTGAAGACCGGCGTGATGCGTTTGGTGTCTTCCCTCGAAGTCACTCGGTCGGTGTCAATGCGTCGCTGCATTTCGGCGGCAGCCGAGCGGCTGGAGAGTTGCCCCAATGACTCGATCATTCGCCTGGGACGAGTAAGATTGGCCACGACGCTCCGTGCCGTACCAGATAGAGAGGCTTCTTTTCCCGT includes:
- a CDS encoding carbon storage regulator, translated to MLVLSRKEGEQLLIGDNIVLTVNRLSGNRVAIGIEAPKDVRIVRGELNATEEKSSDVKATAAPPQAKLGSRESAPLRGRGRNDHSNWAPISMIANNGSVSIASQADR